A single Cucumis melo cultivar AY chromosome 4, USDA_Cmelo_AY_1.0, whole genome shotgun sequence DNA region contains:
- the LOC103486577 gene encoding fructose-bisphosphate aldolase 6, cytosolic isoform X1: protein MNAFYLKKVPKLRTSKEKNLKDELIANAAYIGTPGKGILAADESTGTIGKRLASINVENVESNRRALRELLFLTPGALQYLSGVILFEETLYQKTAAGKPFVDVLKEGGVLPGIKVDKGTVELAGTNGETTTQGLDGLAQRCQKYYEAGARFAKWRAVLKIGPTEPSQLSINENAYGLARYAAICQENGLVPIVEPEILVDGSHSIDKCAEVTERVLAACYKALNDHHVLLEGTLLKPNMVTPGSEAAKVAPEVIAEYTVRALQRTVPAAVPAIVFLSGGQSEEEATLNLNAMNKLKGKKPWSLSFSFGRALQQSTLKAWAGKEENVEKARAAFLTRCKANSEATLGTYKGDANLSEGAAESLHVKDYKY from the exons ATGAATGCCTTCTACCTGAAGAAGGTACCTAAATTGAGAACTTCGAAGGAGAAAAATCTTAAAG ATGAGCTCATTGCCAATGCTGCCTACATTGGCACTCCTGGGAAGGGTATCCTTGCTGCTGATGAATCAACTGGTACCATTGGCAAACGTCTAGCGAGTATCAATGTTGAGAATGTTGAATCGAACCGACGCGCACTCCGGGAACTTCTCTTCCTCACTCCCGGTGCCCTTCAGTATCTGAGTGGAGTTATCTTGTTTGAGGAGACTCTCTACCAGAAGACAGCTGCAG GCAAGCCATTTGTTGATGTCTTGAAGGAAGGTGGTGTGTTACCTGGCATCAAGGTTGACAAGGGTACTGTTGAACTTGCTGGTACTAATGGTGAAACAACCACCCAAGGTCTTGATGGCCTTGCTCAGCGCTGCCAAAAGTACTATGAAGCTGGTGCTAGGTTCGCCAAATGGCGTGCAGTGCTCAAGATCGGTCCTACTGAGCCGTCACAATTGTCTATCAACGAGAATGCTTATGGATTAGCTCGGTATGCTGCTATCTGCCAGGAGAATGGTCTTGTTCCCATTGTTGAGCCTGAGATTCTGGTTGATGGATCTCACAGCATTGATAAATGTGCTGAAGTGACCGAGCGTGTTCTTGCTGCGTGTTACAAGGCCCTCAATGATCACCACGTCCTCCTCGAAGGGACTCTGTTGAAGCCCAACATGGTTACCCCTGGATCTGAAGCTGCCAAAGTTGCCCCAGAGGTGATTGCTGAATACACTGTTCGGGCTCTACAACGTACCGTCCCTGCTGCAGTTCCAGCCATCGTTTTCTTGTCAGGCGGGCAGAGTGAGGAGGAAGCAACCCTCAACCTCAATGCCATGAACAAACTGAAGGGAAAGAAGCCATGGTCGTTATCTTTCTCGTTTGGACGTGCCCTTCAGCAGAGTACTCTCAAGGCATGGGCAGGAAAGGAGGAGAATGTTGAGAAGGCAAGGGCTGCTTTCCTCACAAGGTGCAAGGCGAACTCGGAGGCAACCCTCGGAACATACAAGGGTGATGCAAACCTCAGCGAGGGTGCGGCAGAAAGTCTTCATGTCAAGGATTATAAATACTGA
- the LOC107990603 gene encoding phytosulfokines 2-like, which yields MKNRNSHGFFFFFFFFFISFLFILLLFSSHSASARFPPSKHGIEETHKKISYGSMVQSGDSWPDFPHVKREKDEEEEEEEEEEEGEKRKMMLEAHLDYVYTQHENP from the exons ATGAAAAACCGCAATTCCCatggcttcttcttcttcttcttcttcttcttcatctcttttctcttcattcttcttctcttttcttcacATTCTGCCTCTGCTCGCTTCCCTCCATCCAAACATG GTATAGAAGAAACCCACAAGAAGATCAGCTATGGATCAATGGTTCAATCAGGAGATTCATGGCCAGATTTCCCTCAT gtaaagagagagaaagatgaagaagaagaagaagaagaagaagaagaagaaggggagAAGAGGAAGATGATGTTAGAAGCTCACTTAGATTATGTTTACACACAACATGAGAATCCTtga
- the LOC103486576 gene encoding uncharacterized protein LOC103486576 → MRRSIATCYSEHAVKVSDSYCSGPSPNPHVFSKFPSSNSPLSVSSIYRAKLSTSNDLLILLHWTAKDLGQSFKIKINSISLPILTTKGLKTFRLDHNSEISVFWDISDARFDPGPDPSSGFYVAVTVDSEIALLIGDEREKLVKLGVLKENLDTELLKFSLVSRREDFCADDSVFLTKARFSDDGGVHEIVVKCGGGEEMRNQRLAVFIDKKQVFEVKRLKWNFRGNQTIFLDGSVVDMMWDVYDWLFRPESAAGAAFMFRKRSGLDSRLWLEEKTKQEKAGFSLLIRACKNNPSSFLIS, encoded by the coding sequence atGAGGAGAAGCATTGCTACTTGTTACAGTGAACATGCCGTTAAAGTCTCTGATTCTTATTGCTCTGGCCCTTCCCCTAATCCCCATGTCTTCTCCAAATTCCCTTCTTCTAATTCCCCTCTCTCTGTTTCTTCCATTTACAGAGCAAAGCTTTCCACTTCTAATGATCTTCTTATTCTTCTCCATTGGACTGCTAAAGATTTGGGTCAATCCTTTAAAATCAAGATCAATTCCATTTCCCTTCCCATTCTCACTACCAAGGGTCTCAAAACGTTCAGACTCGATCACAATTCCGAGATTTCGGTCTTTTGGGATATCTCCGATGCCCGATTCGATCCTGGGCCTGATCCGAGTTCTGGGTTTTACGTAGCTGTCACGGTGGATTCCGAAATTGCGTTGTTGATCGGTGATGAGAGGGAGAAATTGGTGAAATTGGGAGTTTTGAAAGAGAATTTGGATACCGAATTGTTGAAATTCTCTCTGGTTTCTCGGAGGGAGGATTTTTGTGCTGACGATTCTGTTTTCTTGACCAAGGCTAGATTCTCGGACGACGGTGGGGTTCATGAGATTGTGGTCAAGTGCGGCGGCGGGGAGGAAATGAGGAACCAGAGACTGGCGGTGTTTATTGATAAGAAACAGGTTTTTGAAGTGAAGAGGTTGAAGTGGAATTTTCGAGGGAATCAAACGATTTTTTTAGATGGGTCGGTGGTTGATATGATGTGGGATGTTTACGATTGGCTATTCCGACCGGAATCTGCGGCGGGGGCGGCGTTTATGTTTAGGAAGAGAAGTGGATTGGACAGTCGGCTGTGGCTGGAGGAGAAGACGAAGCAAGAGAAGGCTGGCTTTTCTTTGTTGATTCGAGCTTGTAAGAATAATCCTTCTTCATTCTTAATTTCATAA
- the LOC103486577 gene encoding fructose-bisphosphate aldolase 6, cytosolic isoform X2, with amino-acid sequence MSSFKSKYQDELIANAAYIGTPGKGILAADESTGTIGKRLASINVENVESNRRALRELLFLTPGALQYLSGVILFEETLYQKTAAGKPFVDVLKEGGVLPGIKVDKGTVELAGTNGETTTQGLDGLAQRCQKYYEAGARFAKWRAVLKIGPTEPSQLSINENAYGLARYAAICQENGLVPIVEPEILVDGSHSIDKCAEVTERVLAACYKALNDHHVLLEGTLLKPNMVTPGSEAAKVAPEVIAEYTVRALQRTVPAAVPAIVFLSGGQSEEEATLNLNAMNKLKGKKPWSLSFSFGRALQQSTLKAWAGKEENVEKARAAFLTRCKANSEATLGTYKGDANLSEGAAESLHVKDYKY; translated from the exons ATGTCTTCCTTCAAGAGCAAGTATCAGG ATGAGCTCATTGCCAATGCTGCCTACATTGGCACTCCTGGGAAGGGTATCCTTGCTGCTGATGAATCAACTGGTACCATTGGCAAACGTCTAGCGAGTATCAATGTTGAGAATGTTGAATCGAACCGACGCGCACTCCGGGAACTTCTCTTCCTCACTCCCGGTGCCCTTCAGTATCTGAGTGGAGTTATCTTGTTTGAGGAGACTCTCTACCAGAAGACAGCTGCAG GCAAGCCATTTGTTGATGTCTTGAAGGAAGGTGGTGTGTTACCTGGCATCAAGGTTGACAAGGGTACTGTTGAACTTGCTGGTACTAATGGTGAAACAACCACCCAAGGTCTTGATGGCCTTGCTCAGCGCTGCCAAAAGTACTATGAAGCTGGTGCTAGGTTCGCCAAATGGCGTGCAGTGCTCAAGATCGGTCCTACTGAGCCGTCACAATTGTCTATCAACGAGAATGCTTATGGATTAGCTCGGTATGCTGCTATCTGCCAGGAGAATGGTCTTGTTCCCATTGTTGAGCCTGAGATTCTGGTTGATGGATCTCACAGCATTGATAAATGTGCTGAAGTGACCGAGCGTGTTCTTGCTGCGTGTTACAAGGCCCTCAATGATCACCACGTCCTCCTCGAAGGGACTCTGTTGAAGCCCAACATGGTTACCCCTGGATCTGAAGCTGCCAAAGTTGCCCCAGAGGTGATTGCTGAATACACTGTTCGGGCTCTACAACGTACCGTCCCTGCTGCAGTTCCAGCCATCGTTTTCTTGTCAGGCGGGCAGAGTGAGGAGGAAGCAACCCTCAACCTCAATGCCATGAACAAACTGAAGGGAAAGAAGCCATGGTCGTTATCTTTCTCGTTTGGACGTGCCCTTCAGCAGAGTACTCTCAAGGCATGGGCAGGAAAGGAGGAGAATGTTGAGAAGGCAAGGGCTGCTTTCCTCACAAGGTGCAAGGCGAACTCGGAGGCAACCCTCGGAACATACAAGGGTGATGCAAACCTCAGCGAGGGTGCGGCAGAAAGTCTTCATGTCAAGGATTATAAATACTGA
- the LOC103486574 gene encoding PAN domain-containing protein At5g03700, with translation MPGFTTTSAATQSPVVFFLVFITLFHFPIWVSTAATHQELVPGFRASPDTAVQSFQPLLNDPTGNFSLGFLRVDGTHLAVVILHVASSETIWTANYSVFPDWTDRTVLRFDGGLVLSDTDGRVFWSTDTAGDRAVLLNSSNLQIQLRRNPAVVLWQSFDFPADTLVENQNFSSEMVLISSNRLFSARLGADFIGLYAEFNEGKSQIYYRHRALQAKAQVIPGGGPVHLLLNSDGYLGMYQNGSVPVDLQAFNTFQKSANGFLRLRLDSDGNLRGFYWEGSEWVLVFEAISEQCELPSPCGSYGLCEPGSGCSCLDDRTIYTSGQCLPSDSGDFCGVGVAKSEFWVLRRSGVELPFKELMSYRTGFTMDQCESFCETNCSCWGSLYYNATGFCYLVDYPVRTVVAVADGTKTGYFKVRKAQARSKSKVGIEIGLGILGGMFGIVVAILGFVSYRQWKRRRGIGRFFEDDEGSVSPGPYKDLGSASFKSIEMGSGFSR, from the exons ATGCCCGGATTCACTACCACCTCGGCGGCGACTCAGTCACCCGTagttttctttcttgttttcatCACTCTTTTCCACTTCCCCATTTGGGTATCCACGGCGGCGACTCATCAAGAACTCGTCCCCGGTTTCAGAGCCTCACCGGACACGGCGGTCCAATCGTTCCAGCCTCTCTTAAACGACCCAACCGGAAACTTCTCGCTGGGTTTCCTCCGAGTTGACGGGACTCACCTCGCCGTCGTTATTCTCCACGTGGCATCGTCGGAAACAATCTGGACCGCTAATTATTCAGTTTTCCCGGACTGGACCGACCGAACTGTGCTCCGGTTCGATGGCGGTTTAGTACTTTCGGATACAGATGGGAGGGTATTTTGGTCAACTGACACAGCGGGTGACCGGGCTGTTTTGTTAAACTCGTCCAATCTGCAAATTCAGCTTCGCCGTAATCCGGCGGTGGTTCTGTGGCAGAGTTTCGACTTTCCGGCGGATACCCTCGTCGAGAATCAGAATTTCAGTTCTGAAATGGTGTTAATTTCTTCAAATAGATTGTTTTCGGCTCGATTGGGGGCTGATTTTATTGGACTTTATGCGGAGTTTAATGAAGGGAAGAGTCAAATTTATTATAGACACAGAGCATTGCAAGCAAAAGCTCAGGTAATTCCCGGCGGTGGACCGGTTCATCTCCTGCTGAACTCTGATGGGTATCTCGGTATGTATCAAAACGGCAGCGTTCCGGTGGATTTGCAAGCCTTCAATACTTTTCAGAAATCGGCGAATGGGTTCCTCCGGCTCCGGCTGGATTCCGACGGCAACCTCAGAGGATTTTACTGGGAAG GTTCTGAATGGGTTTTGGTTTTCGAAGCAATATCGGAACAGTGTGAGCTACCGAGTCCCTGCGGTTCATACGGTTTATGCGAACCCGGTTCTGGTTGCTCATGTCTAGACGACCGGACGATTTACACCTCCGGACAATGTCTTCCATCGGATTCCGGCGACTTCTGCGGAGTCGGGGTAGCAAAAAGCGAGTTTTGGGTTCTGAGAAGGAGCGGAGTAGAATTACCGTTCAAAGAACTAATGAGCTACCGAACCGGGTTCACCATGGACCAATGCGAGAGCTTTTGTGAAACCAATTGCTCTTGCTGGGGCTCGCTCTACTACAACGCGACCGGGTTCTGCTATCTGGTCGACTACCCGGTCCGAACGGTGGTAGCGGTGGCCGACGGGACGAAAACCGGCTACTTCAAAGTCCGGAAAGCTCAGGCTAGGTCGAAATCGAAAGTTGGTATCGAGATTGGGCTGGGAATTCTGGGCGGAATGTTTGGAATCGTTGTGGCGATTCTGGGGTTTGTGAGTTACCGGCAATGGAAGCGGCGGAGGGGGATTGGGCGGTTTTTTGAAGATGATGAAGGGTCGGTATCACCCGGCCCGTATAAGGATCTTGGATCCGCGAGTTTTAAATCAATAGAGATGGGTAGTGGGTTTAGTCGGTGA